GTCGAGCTCTGCCGGCCCATACCCCAACAACGCCCCGTAGACCTCCTGGTTGTGCTCGCCCAGGAGCGGCGCCCGCACCATCTCGGTGGGCGAGTCGGACAGGCGCACCGGGTTGGCCGGCATCGGGTACGGGCCCCGCCGGGGGTGCTCGAGCTCGACGATCATGCCGCGCGCC
The window above is part of the Candidatus Methylomirabilota bacterium genome. Proteins encoded here:
- a CDS encoding CoA transferase, coding for ARGMIVELEHPRRGPYPMPANPVRLSDSPTEMVRAPLLGEHNQEVYGALLGYGPAELDALRRDGVI